Proteins encoded in a region of the Flammeovirga yaeyamensis genome:
- a CDS encoding T9SS type A sorting domain-containing protein, protein MIYEKSKLLRTYKYVLSSSLLIILGFFISIEASASERKIPLKENTITTYQTLSLVILPNPVVAEENGLNVSMEIDGIDRSFPVQVLLYNTIGNLIYRMDISVDNSKVQLKYKPKVEVSEGLYFVSVLNGNQRVTKRLVVNSY, encoded by the coding sequence ATGATTTATGAGAAAAGTAAACTACTGAGAACATACAAATATGTGTTGAGTAGTAGCCTATTAATTATTTTAGGATTTTTTATCTCTATAGAAGCATCCGCTTCAGAAAGAAAAATTCCCTTAAAAGAAAATACGATTACTACTTATCAAACCCTAAGTTTGGTAATTCTACCAAATCCTGTTGTAGCAGAAGAAAATGGTCTAAATGTCTCAATGGAAATAGATGGTATCGATCGATCATTCCCTGTACAAGTATTACTCTATAATACCATCGGAAACTTGATTTACCGTATGGATATATCTGTAGATAATTCTAAGGTACAGTTAAAGTATAAACCAAAAGTAGAAGTTTCTGAGGGACTGTATTTTGTTTCTGTACTTAACGGTAATCAAAGAGTAACTAAAAGATTGGTGGTTAATTCCTACTAA
- a CDS encoding SH3 domain-containing protein, translating to MRFILSLISLYLLTFSQLGFGFSALETKISKADSLFESQQYIDAYTIYEDILTNDQAYSSRMLLRMAFIQEGQDNYSTALYYLNLQYRLTADRQTLNKMTKIAEENNLLGYQYSDKEFFVSLFNNMQTLFAAVLITLITVCLVLMFIRRKQSLSITTLTFFVAVFSIIGLWAFNGGIEREQAIVRNNGALLMNEPSAGGKKLAEIVQGERLKIESENDIWYKVILPNDAEGYIRKGRVFDVK from the coding sequence ATGAGATTTATTTTATCCTTAATAAGTTTATATTTATTGACTTTCAGTCAATTAGGATTTGGATTTTCGGCCTTAGAAACGAAAATTTCCAAAGCAGATTCACTTTTTGAATCACAACAGTACATAGATGCTTATACTATTTACGAAGATATTTTGACAAATGATCAAGCGTATTCTTCAAGAATGTTGCTCCGAATGGCCTTTATTCAAGAGGGTCAAGACAATTATTCTACTGCTTTGTACTATTTAAATCTGCAATATCGCCTTACAGCCGACCGTCAGACGTTAAATAAAATGACAAAAATTGCAGAAGAAAATAATTTATTGGGATATCAATATTCCGATAAAGAATTTTTTGTTTCCTTGTTCAATAACATGCAAACACTTTTTGCAGCCGTTTTAATTACCTTGATAACGGTATGTTTGGTCTTAATGTTCATTAGAAGGAAACAAAGTTTGTCAATTACAACTTTAACTTTCTTTGTTGCAGTTTTTTCTATAATTGGCCTATGGGCTTTTAATGGAGGAATAGAAAGAGAGCAAGCGATTGTGAGAAATAACGGTGCATTATTGATGAACGAACCATCTGCCGGTGGTAAGAAGCTTGCAGAGATTGTTCAGGGTGAACGTTTGAAGATTGAGAGTGAAAATGATATCTGGTACAAAGTAATTCTTCCTAACGATGCCGAGGGCTATATCAGAAAAGGGAGAGTATTTGATGTCAAATAG
- a CDS encoding GAF domain-containing protein, producing the protein MIEKYFKQFSIKQLIFWVGGILIGAVLFTVLTLVGLYTNESLEVDVSARNSMLSQRIVLLANIYVNTGDQSAKDDLENALNLYDGSLLVMKHGGSVPEMESKKIRPANERVDDYIERIEEVWKPFRNNVRTILEEPLNTSNYSFNMDIDMALYLSDSVGLLSRFEEENITVRNSLTYLEKNSGAMLKVNQDLVKAYVNDSEEIEYQLVRFILIAIILICIVVFVNALLLNNLIIKPLEELSEKGNLIAAGNLDVEFNTRGTKEMTKMRGSLMSMRQKLEDISMYVMEFSKGNYDVDFSSQDKESYKSDPFIQSLVETKNRLKLNSDERSEREWVNEGLARLNKVIRVHSGNSFELGHALVKELSRFMNCTHAAFYIHKKDPVTQDEFLELTSLYAFDTYKEEEGLKIRRGEGLIGEIWQEGEPIYLTEIPDQYINIRSGLGDASPNSITIFPFKSHGIVEVILELSSFKPLEKKALQLLNEIGGAIATSVVTSENTSNVSKLYNDSKRLTDELRTNEEEIKQSMEELQATQEQLVRERRETESTKKLLNEIVDSTAGRLLIVEDSGQIYFGSLSLQEFIGFNADELKQMDIKEIIPGFTETEEWQNLHQKEEYDILNNLGERNKMSLEVRKVYFEDGERWLISISKA; encoded by the coding sequence ATGATCGAGAAATACTTTAAGCAATTTTCTATCAAGCAACTCATCTTTTGGGTGGGAGGTATTCTTATTGGAGCAGTATTATTTACTGTCCTCACTCTTGTAGGGCTTTACACCAATGAGAGTTTAGAAGTAGATGTCTCTGCTCGTAATTCAATGCTTTCCCAAAGAATTGTTTTGTTGGCCAATATTTATGTAAATACTGGAGATCAATCGGCTAAAGATGATCTAGAAAATGCCTTAAACTTATATGATGGATCTTTATTAGTGATGAAACACGGTGGCTCTGTTCCTGAAATGGAAAGCAAGAAGATCCGTCCTGCCAACGAACGTGTAGACGATTATATTGAGCGTATCGAAGAGGTATGGAAACCATTTAGAAATAATGTTAGAACCATACTAGAAGAGCCTCTGAATACATCAAATTATTCTTTTAACATGGATATTGATATGGCCCTCTACTTATCGGATAGTGTGGGGCTTTTGAGTCGTTTTGAAGAAGAAAACATCACTGTAAGAAATAGCTTAACGTATCTGGAGAAAAACTCTGGAGCTATGCTTAAAGTCAATCAGGATTTAGTAAAAGCCTATGTGAATGATTCGGAAGAAATCGAATATCAATTGGTTCGTTTTATTCTGATTGCTATTATCCTGATTTGTATTGTTGTATTTGTCAATGCACTCTTACTTAACAACCTTATCATAAAACCCCTAGAAGAATTATCCGAAAAAGGGAACCTTATCGCGGCCGGTAATCTTGATGTTGAATTTAATACAAGAGGTACTAAAGAAATGACCAAAATGCGTGGTTCTCTAATGAGTATGCGTCAGAAATTGGAAGACATTTCTATGTATGTGATGGAGTTTAGTAAAGGAAATTATGATGTTGACTTCAGCTCTCAAGATAAAGAAAGTTATAAATCCGATCCTTTTATTCAATCACTGGTAGAGACGAAAAACCGTCTTAAATTAAACTCTGATGAACGAAGTGAAAGAGAATGGGTAAACGAAGGTTTGGCTCGACTAAACAAAGTTATACGTGTTCATAGTGGCAATTCTTTTGAATTAGGCCATGCTTTGGTCAAAGAATTGAGCCGTTTTATGAATTGTACACACGCAGCTTTCTACATTCATAAAAAAGATCCTGTCACTCAAGATGAATTTTTAGAGTTGACTTCATTATATGCTTTCGATACTTACAAAGAGGAAGAAGGATTGAAGATCAGAAGAGGTGAAGGACTTATTGGTGAAATTTGGCAAGAAGGTGAGCCTATATACCTTACAGAAATTCCGGATCAATACATCAATATTCGTTCTGGTTTGGGTGATGCTTCTCCTAATTCTATTACTATATTCCCATTTAAATCGCATGGCATTGTAGAAGTAATTCTGGAGCTTTCATCATTTAAACCTTTAGAGAAAAAGGCACTTCAGCTATTGAATGAGATTGGAGGAGCTATTGCGACCTCTGTAGTGACCTCAGAAAACACTTCTAACGTAAGTAAGCTGTACAATGACAGTAAACGTCTAACTGATGAGCTTCGTACCAATGAGGAGGAAATAAAGCAAAGTATGGAGGAACTTCAGGCTACGCAGGAGCAATTGGTAAGAGAAAGAAGAGAAACAGAATCAACCAAGAAGCTTCTTAACGAAATTGTTGACTCTACTGCGGGTCGATTACTGATTGTTGAGGATAGCGGACAAATCTATTTTGGTAGTCTTTCTTTGCAAGAGTTCATTGGATTTAATGCTGATGAATTAAAGCAAATGGATATCAAAGAAATCATCCCTGGCTTCACGGAAACAGAAGAATGGCAGAATCTACATCAAAAAGAAGAATATGATATTCTCAATAACTTAGGAGAAAGAAATAAAATGTCTCTTGAAGTTCGTAAAGTATACTTTGAAGATGGCGAACGATGGTTGATTTCTATTTCGAAAGCTTAA
- a CDS encoding MFS transporter — MSNKTPKPDLSFWQIWNLSFGFLGVQFGFALQNGNVSRILQALGADVHHLGYFWLAAPIAGIIIQPIIGGASDFTWNRLGRRIPYIVGGAIMATLAMFLMPNSEVFVAFLPPMIFGAIMLLIMDASFNITFQPFRALVGDMVNDKQRDLGYSVQSFLINTGAVIGSALPFILTAWGVSNEPDTAAGQKVADSTVWSFYIGGATLILTVIWTAMRTKEYPPKEYAEYNNVDLEAKSQNGDKTHINIIDTLLGSPKVMIQLAAVQLCSWVALYFMWVYSTPAIAQHIWDTTDTTSKAYNEAGDWVGIMFAAYSLAAALFSIAMPILIKTLNRKAVYSGALICGGIGLVSISYIHDQYMLLIPMIGVGMAWAAILAMPFSILAENLPAEKMGLYMGIFNVTIAGPQIFAGLFGGSIATSFFDGNTVGLLTFAGVLLIIGSFCVGLVSDKKPSTEE, encoded by the coding sequence ATGTCAAATAAAACTCCTAAACCCGATTTATCCTTTTGGCAAATTTGGAACCTTAGTTTTGGTTTCCTTGGTGTACAATTTGGATTTGCCTTACAGAATGGTAACGTGAGTAGAATCTTACAAGCTTTGGGTGCAGATGTGCATCACTTGGGCTATTTCTGGTTAGCGGCTCCTATTGCGGGTATTATTATTCAACCAATTATTGGTGGTGCTTCAGACTTTACTTGGAACAGACTTGGACGTAGAATTCCTTACATTGTGGGTGGTGCAATTATGGCAACATTGGCGATGTTCTTAATGCCGAATTCTGAAGTTTTTGTAGCATTTCTACCTCCAATGATTTTTGGTGCCATTATGCTATTAATTATGGATGCCTCTTTCAATATCACTTTCCAGCCTTTTAGAGCTTTAGTTGGTGATATGGTTAACGATAAACAAAGAGATTTAGGTTATTCAGTTCAATCATTCTTGATTAACACTGGTGCTGTAATTGGTTCAGCATTACCATTTATACTAACAGCATGGGGCGTTTCTAACGAACCGGATACTGCTGCAGGTCAAAAAGTAGCTGATTCAACAGTTTGGTCATTCTACATTGGTGGAGCAACGTTAATCTTGACGGTGATTTGGACAGCAATGAGAACAAAAGAGTATCCTCCAAAAGAATATGCAGAGTATAACAATGTTGATCTAGAAGCTAAATCTCAAAATGGAGACAAAACACATATTAATATTATTGATACTCTATTAGGGTCTCCTAAAGTAATGATACAATTAGCAGCAGTACAATTATGTTCTTGGGTAGCACTTTACTTTATGTGGGTGTACTCTACTCCTGCTATCGCTCAACACATTTGGGATACCACAGACACCACATCAAAAGCTTATAACGAAGCGGGTGACTGGGTAGGTATTATGTTCGCTGCTTACAGTTTAGCGGCTGCATTGTTCTCTATTGCGATGCCAATCCTAATTAAAACTTTAAACAGAAAAGCAGTTTACTCAGGTGCTTTAATCTGTGGTGGTATTGGTTTAGTAAGTATCAGTTATATTCACGATCAGTACATGTTACTTATTCCTATGATTGGTGTAGGTATGGCATGGGCTGCTATCTTGGCAATGCCTTTCAGTATTTTAGCAGAAAACTTACCGGCTGAAAAAATGGGATTGTACATGGGCATTTTTAATGTAACTATTGCAGGTCCTCAAATTTTCGCTGGTCTTTTCGGAGGTTCAATCGCTACAAGTTTCTTTGATGGAAATACAGTAGGCCTACTTACTTTCGCAGGTGTTTTACTCATTATTGGGTCATTCTGCGTAGGTTTAGTATCGGATAAGAAACCTTCTACAGAAGAATAA
- a CDS encoding trimeric intracellular cation channel family protein, protein MSLIYFLDLVGTFVFAISGSLAASEKKFDIFGALFVASVTAVGGGTVRDAILGSTPVFWTMDTNYLLVITGAVACTVLFKKIVTRLRTTLFLFDTMGLGVFTFIGVEKASLMGISPAICVIMGTFTAVLGGVIRDTLCNEVPLIFREEIYATACIVGGIIFVLLSYLGLADNITTWASVFSVISIRILAIKYHITLPKMK, encoded by the coding sequence ATGTCTCTCATCTATTTTCTTGATTTAGTAGGAACGTTTGTTTTTGCTATTTCTGGATCTTTAGCCGCATCGGAAAAGAAATTTGATATTTTCGGTGCACTGTTTGTCGCGAGTGTTACTGCTGTTGGCGGAGGTACCGTTCGTGATGCCATTTTAGGCAGTACTCCTGTTTTCTGGACGATGGATACCAATTACCTTTTAGTCATTACAGGAGCGGTAGCATGTACTGTATTGTTTAAAAAAATAGTGACCAGGTTACGTACTACCCTATTTCTTTTCGATACAATGGGGTTAGGTGTCTTCACTTTTATTGGTGTAGAAAAAGCATCGCTTATGGGGATATCTCCTGCTATTTGTGTTATTATGGGAACATTTACAGCTGTACTTGGAGGTGTTATTAGAGATACTTTATGCAATGAGGTCCCTCTAATTTTTAGAGAAGAGATCTATGCCACTGCTTGTATAGTGGGCGGGATTATTTTTGTACTCCTTTCCTACTTAGGTTTAGCGGACAATATAACTACTTGGGCAAGTGTATTTTCCGTCATTTCGATTCGAATTCTAGCCATTAAGTATCATATTACTTTGCCTAAGATGAAATAG
- a CDS encoding glycosyltransferase family 9 protein: MSKKILAFRFSAMGDVAMTVPVLKEVLKQNPDTEIVMVSRPFLKPFFENIPRLTFFGADLNGEHNGFKGLRNLYKSLQAQGPFLAVADIHSVLRTFILDAFFQTSGTKVVRIDKGRKGKKQLTRPKDKVMQPLRPMPERYADVFRKIGLTVELPHQLSPKVSDALNQAELELLGGKNNSWIGIAPFAQHKGKAWGEVKAVALAKLLQEKENAKVIFFGGPGEESKLLDKCVEQVPGSINLAGKIKLKEELDIIEHLDVMVSMDSANMHMASLRGTPTVSVWGATHHYAGFIGYGQDKANIVELSTQELPCRPCSVFGNKPCLREDYACLEEVTPEMVYQRVATVLNK, from the coding sequence ATGTCAAAAAAAATTCTAGCATTTCGATTTTCAGCAATGGGCGATGTGGCTATGACCGTTCCAGTGCTTAAAGAGGTTTTAAAGCAGAATCCGGATACCGAAATCGTTATGGTTTCTCGTCCGTTTCTAAAGCCTTTTTTCGAAAATATTCCTAGGTTAACCTTTTTTGGAGCTGATTTAAACGGGGAACATAACGGCTTTAAAGGACTTAGAAATCTATACAAATCGCTTCAGGCACAAGGTCCTTTTTTAGCAGTAGCTGATATACATTCCGTATTAAGAACTTTTATTTTGGATGCTTTTTTCCAAACATCAGGTACTAAGGTTGTTCGAATTGATAAAGGACGTAAGGGCAAAAAACAGCTTACTAGACCAAAAGATAAAGTGATGCAACCGCTTAGGCCAATGCCTGAAAGATATGCAGATGTCTTCAGAAAAATTGGTTTAACGGTAGAACTTCCACATCAATTAAGTCCAAAGGTTTCAGATGCTTTAAACCAGGCAGAGTTAGAGCTTTTAGGCGGAAAAAATAATTCTTGGATTGGCATCGCCCCTTTTGCTCAACACAAAGGCAAAGCTTGGGGAGAAGTGAAAGCAGTCGCTTTGGCTAAATTGCTTCAAGAAAAAGAAAATGCAAAAGTGATCTTTTTCGGTGGACCTGGAGAAGAATCAAAGCTTTTGGATAAATGTGTGGAGCAAGTGCCTGGTAGCATTAACCTTGCTGGAAAAATTAAATTAAAAGAAGAGTTGGATATTATCGAGCATCTCGATGTGATGGTCAGTATGGACTCCGCCAATATGCATATGGCTTCCTTAAGAGGAACGCCTACGGTGTCGGTATGGGGAGCCACCCATCATTATGCTGGATTTATTGGCTACGGTCAAGATAAAGCGAATATCGTAGAGTTATCCACTCAGGAACTACCTTGCCGACCTTGTTCGGTCTTTGGTAATAAACCTTGCCTTAGAGAGGACTATGCTTGTTTGGAGGAAGTCACTCCAGAGATGGTCTATCAAAGAGTGGCAACAGTTTTAAATAAATAA
- a CDS encoding DUF4254 domain-containing protein, with protein MQFTENCNKIFAQSIDTYHIKDHVDTPIENPFDKEDIQHLLYLKNWIDTVQWHLEDIIRDPQINPDEALKIKRRIDASNQERTDVVEYIDSWFLEKYKDVAAVDGASINTESPAWAIDRLSILALKIYHMQEEVNRENATPEHKEACQAKLDILLEQRVDLSTAIEELVNDIAAGKKYMKVYKQMKMYNDPSLNPVLYKEGK; from the coding sequence ATGCAGTTTACAGAAAATTGTAATAAAATCTTTGCACAAAGCATCGATACTTATCATATAAAAGACCACGTAGATACTCCTATCGAAAACCCATTTGATAAGGAAGATATCCAACACCTATTATATCTTAAAAACTGGATCGATACTGTGCAATGGCACTTAGAGGACATCATCCGTGACCCTCAAATTAATCCAGATGAAGCGTTGAAAATCAAAAGACGTATTGATGCTTCTAACCAAGAAAGAACAGATGTTGTAGAATATATCGACAGTTGGTTCTTGGAAAAATATAAAGATGTTGCAGCGGTAGATGGAGCAAGTATCAATACTGAGTCTCCTGCATGGGCTATTGACCGTTTATCTATTCTTGCTTTGAAAATTTATCATATGCAAGAGGAAGTAAACCGTGAAAACGCTACTCCTGAGCACAAAGAAGCTTGTCAAGCTAAATTGGATATTCTTTTGGAGCAAAGAGTTGATTTATCAACTGCTATCGAAGAATTAGTAAATGATATTGCAGCAGGTAAAAAATACATGAAGGTGTACAAGCAAATGAAAATGTACAACGATCCTTCGTTAAACCCTGTACTTTATAAGGAAGGTAAATAA
- the rlmB gene encoding 23S rRNA (guanosine(2251)-2'-O)-methyltransferase RlmB — MYDNNKKNHFRRSPRPKTNAEDIMYGIQPIFEALEAGKQFEKLFIQRDSSNESVAAIHKMANKAGIVVSRVPQEKLQRITSKNHQGVIGFVPAIDYVDPQNVIATAYEEGKVPLVLVLDRVTDVRNFGAIARTAECAGVDLIVIPKKGSAQIGSDAVRTSAGALNHIPVARVDNLTQTVIEIQEAGLQLVSCTEKGSKDVYYIDLEGPTAIIMGSEEDGINSELIHISDKLAKIPMTGKVSSLNVGVAAGIIIFEANRQRMMNA, encoded by the coding sequence ATGTACGATAATAATAAAAAGAATCATTTTAGAAGATCACCACGTCCAAAAACAAATGCTGAAGATATCATGTATGGTATTCAGCCGATCTTCGAGGCCTTAGAAGCAGGAAAACAATTCGAGAAATTATTTATTCAAAGAGATTCATCTAACGAGTCTGTGGCGGCAATTCATAAAATGGCCAACAAAGCAGGTATCGTGGTTTCTCGTGTTCCTCAAGAAAAATTACAACGTATTACTTCTAAGAACCACCAAGGGGTGATTGGTTTCGTTCCAGCCATCGACTATGTGGATCCTCAAAATGTAATTGCTACTGCTTACGAAGAAGGTAAAGTTCCTTTAGTTCTGGTTTTAGACAGAGTAACTGATGTTAGAAACTTTGGTGCCATCGCTAGAACGGCGGAATGTGCCGGAGTAGATTTAATTGTGATCCCTAAGAAAGGTTCTGCACAAATTGGTAGTGATGCTGTAAGAACATCAGCAGGTGCCTTAAACCATATTCCTGTAGCAAGAGTTGACAATTTAACTCAAACAGTAATTGAGATTCAAGAAGCAGGACTTCAGTTAGTTTCTTGTACTGAGAAAGGTTCTAAAGATGTGTACTACATCGATTTGGAAGGACCAACAGCTATTATTATGGGTTCTGAGGAAGACGGTATCAATAGCGAATTAATTCATATCTCTGATAAATTGGCTAAAATTCCAATGACAGGTAAAGTGAGTTCATTGAATGTTGGTGTTGCAGCCGGTATCATCATTTTTGAAGCGAATAGACAAAGAATGATGAATGCTTAA
- a CDS encoding M28 family metallopeptidase: MFITTICGYGQNMDEVNKNIQHLCSKQLFGRGYVKNGDQKAAHFIQMQFSKLGLRALNHENYYQDFSFDVNTFPQNVSLKVDGTSLVLGKDYIPASDSGSGKSTGKIHFLNEDIFSDKEAQQEFMKKDLSGLVLVYDQKHEQNKMSWGRLLFPKMMEANATIVLVDKKLTSGISQYQMPQPRFFVLKEKIKKENKELSLDILGLMKPQYKSQNVIGVINGTKSPEEYIFITAHYDHLGGIGKKTYFPGANDNASGVAMLLEIAKHYQQNPPEKSIVFIAFGGEEVGLIGSKYYVEHPLIPLDQIKFLVNLDLFGTGEDGMMAVNGKVYTEQYQLLDSLNKEANYLSSIQSRGKAANSDHYFFSEAGVPSFFFYLMGKSWTHYHDVNDRTPLPLSNFKGAYQLIIDFCDNL; this comes from the coding sequence ATGTTTATAACGACAATCTGTGGTTATGGGCAAAATATGGATGAGGTGAATAAAAACATTCAGCATTTATGCAGCAAGCAATTGTTCGGTAGAGGTTATGTAAAAAATGGAGATCAGAAAGCGGCACATTTTATTCAAATGCAATTTTCTAAACTTGGTCTTCGTGCTTTAAATCATGAAAATTATTATCAAGATTTTTCTTTTGATGTAAATACCTTCCCACAAAATGTCAGTTTAAAAGTGGATGGCACATCTCTAGTTTTAGGAAAAGATTATATACCTGCGTCTGACAGTGGTTCTGGAAAATCAACAGGAAAAATCCATTTCCTCAACGAGGACATATTTTCTGATAAAGAAGCCCAACAAGAGTTTATGAAAAAAGATTTATCTGGTCTCGTTTTAGTCTATGATCAAAAACATGAGCAAAATAAAATGAGCTGGGGTCGTTTACTTTTTCCTAAAATGATGGAAGCCAATGCTACTATCGTGTTAGTAGATAAAAAACTAACCTCTGGGATATCACAATATCAAATGCCACAACCTAGATTTTTTGTACTAAAAGAGAAGATCAAAAAGGAGAATAAAGAACTAAGTTTAGATATTTTGGGGTTGATGAAACCACAATACAAGTCGCAAAATGTAATTGGAGTGATTAACGGAACAAAATCTCCTGAAGAATACATCTTCATCACAGCACATTATGATCATCTTGGTGGTATAGGCAAGAAGACCTACTTCCCCGGAGCAAATGATAATGCTTCTGGAGTGGCAATGCTTTTAGAAATTGCTAAACATTACCAACAAAATCCTCCAGAAAAATCCATTGTTTTTATTGCTTTTGGTGGTGAAGAAGTAGGTTTAATTGGTTCTAAATATTATGTCGAACATCCACTTATTCCTCTGGATCAAATCAAATTTCTAGTGAATCTAGATTTATTTGGCACTGGTGAAGACGGCATGATGGCCGTGAATGGAAAAGTATATACGGAACAATATCAATTACTCGACTCGTTAAATAAGGAGGCCAATTATCTGTCTTCTATACAATCTAGAGGAAAAGCAGCTAACTCTGATCATTATTTCTTCAGCGAAGCAGGAGTACCTTCATTTTTCTTTTATTTAATGGGAAAATCATGGACTCATTATCACGATGTCAACGATCGGACTCCCTTGCCTTTAAGTAACTTTAAAGGGGCTTATCAGCTTATAATTGACTTTTGCGACAACCTTTAA
- a CDS encoding acyl-CoA dehydrogenase family protein has translation MIQDIFETQKMIEDSVRKFGEKHIAPFREQWDDDEHFPKELFHQMGELGLMGVLVPEMYGGSGLGYHAYVSAIAELAYFDPGIALSMAAHNSLCTNHILMFGDDAQKQMWLPKLATGEWIGAWGLTEPNTGSDAGNMMTVAEDKGDYWLLNGAKNFITHGKSGDIAVVMARTGDKGDKHAMTAFVVERGTAGFEAGRKEKKLGMRSSETTEMIFTDCKVPKQNVLGRVGEGFVQALKILDGGRISIAALGYGIAKGALKCSIEYAQEREQFGKPIAHFQGISFKLADMATEVEAAYLLIKEAIEKKNRGEDINKASAMAKYYASEVAVRTSNEAVQIFGGYGFTKDYPVEKYYRDSKLCTIGEGTSEIQKLVISRCLFK, from the coding sequence ATGATTCAAGATATTTTTGAAACACAAAAGATGATCGAAGATTCGGTCAGGAAATTTGGAGAAAAACACATTGCTCCCTTCAGAGAACAATGGGACGACGACGAACACTTCCCTAAAGAATTATTCCATCAAATGGGTGAATTAGGGCTCATGGGAGTGCTAGTTCCAGAAATGTATGGAGGCTCAGGATTAGGCTATCATGCTTATGTTTCTGCTATTGCCGAATTGGCTTACTTCGATCCGGGTATTGCATTGTCCATGGCAGCACACAATTCATTATGTACTAATCACATTTTGATGTTTGGAGACGATGCCCAAAAGCAAATGTGGTTACCTAAATTGGCAACCGGAGAATGGATCGGTGCATGGGGACTCACAGAACCCAACACAGGATCTGATGCTGGTAACATGATGACTGTCGCTGAAGATAAAGGCGATTATTGGTTATTGAATGGAGCCAAAAACTTTATCACTCATGGTAAAAGTGGAGATATTGCTGTGGTGATGGCAAGAACCGGTGATAAAGGTGATAAGCATGCGATGACTGCATTTGTAGTAGAACGAGGTACCGCAGGTTTTGAAGCCGGTCGTAAAGAAAAGAAATTGGGTATGCGTTCTTCAGAAACGACCGAAATGATATTTACCGATTGTAAAGTACCTAAGCAAAATGTACTTGGCAGGGTAGGAGAAGGCTTTGTACAGGCTCTGAAAATTTTGGATGGTGGTAGAATTTCTATTGCTGCATTGGGATATGGCATAGCTAAAGGTGCTTTAAAATGTTCGATTGAATATGCACAAGAAAGAGAACAATTCGGAAAGCCTATTGCTCATTTTCAGGGAATCTCTTTCAAGTTGGCGGATATGGCTACAGAAGTGGAGGCGGCTTATTTATTGATCAAAGAAGCGATTGAAAAGAAAAATCGTGGAGAGGATATCAATAAGGCTTCAGCAATGGCAAAGTACTATGCATCTGAAGTGGCTGTTCGTACTTCAAACGAGGCAGTACAAATTTTTGGAGGATATGGTTTTACCAAAGACTATCCTGTCGAAAAATATTACCGAGATAGTAAACTTTGTACTATTGGAGAAGGAACATCAGAAATACAGAAGTTAGTTATAAGTCGATGTCTTTTTAAATAA
- a CDS encoding PspC domain-containing protein: MSRKLVKSTRNSVVAGVCGGIANYFNIDPVLPRLGFAIATVVGVGSPILIYVVAALVMPKDELEF; the protein is encoded by the coding sequence ATGTCAAGAAAACTCGTAAAATCAACAAGAAATTCCGTCGTAGCAGGTGTATGTGGTGGTATTGCAAACTACTTTAACATCGACCCTGTATTACCAAGATTAGGATTTGCAATTGCAACTGTAGTTGGTGTCGGATCTCCAATTCTAATTTATGTAGTCGCTGCCTTAGTGATGCCAAAAGATGAATTAGAATTCTAA